From a region of the Acidobacteriota bacterium genome:
- a CDS encoding heme ABC transporter ATP-binding protein: MARIATYGLQAAYDREPVIEDVSLRVRREELVALTGPNGSGKSTLIRLISNVLRPQKGRVEIDGRDVRDFPLDELARRLAVVQQEPVLNFDFSVRQVVGLGRIPHLKRFQRETPRDRHVVDEALRRTHLQDLAERPVTLISGGERQRVAIARALAQEPEILLLDEPTSHLDIRYQMALLEDLRRLVRETGLAVLAVLHDLNLAAQFCDRLLLLHRGRLVGDGEPSEVIDVDIVRRVYAIEAEVHPHPVFGTPCIHPVRQAGPIPPPSEASS, from the coding sequence ATGGCGCGAATCGCAACCTACGGACTGCAGGCCGCCTATGACCGCGAACCGGTCATCGAGGACGTGTCGTTGCGGGTCCGCCGGGAGGAATTGGTGGCCCTGACCGGCCCCAACGGTTCGGGCAAGTCGACTCTGATTCGCCTCATCAGCAACGTTCTCAGGCCCCAGAAAGGCCGCGTCGAAATCGACGGGCGCGATGTTCGCGACTTCCCTCTCGACGAATTGGCGCGGCGTCTGGCGGTCGTCCAGCAGGAGCCCGTCCTCAATTTCGACTTCAGCGTCCGCCAGGTGGTGGGACTGGGACGCATCCCTCATCTCAAGCGATTTCAGCGGGAGACGCCCCGCGACCGCCATGTCGTCGACGAGGCCCTTAGGCGGACTCATCTGCAAGACCTAGCCGAGCGTCCGGTGACGCTGATCAGCGGCGGCGAGCGCCAGCGCGTGGCCATCGCGCGCGCCCTGGCCCAGGAACCCGAGATCCTTCTGCTGGACGAGCCCACCTCGCATCTCGACATTCGCTACCAGATGGCTCTCCTGGAGGACCTGCGCCGATTGGTGCGCGAAACGGGACTGGCGGTCCTGGCCGTTCTCCACGACCTCAACTTGGCCGCTCAGTTCTGCGACCGCCTGCTGCTCCTCCATCGGGGACGCCTGGTGGGCGACGGCGAGCCCTCCGAGGTGATCGACGTCGATATCGTGCGGCGCGTCTACGCCATCGAGGCCGAGGTTCACCCCCATCCCGTCTTCGGGACGCCCTGCATCCATCCGGTTCGCCAGGCTGGGCCCATCCCGCCTCCATCGGAGGCATCCTCATGA
- the mobB gene encoding molybdopterin-guanine dinucleotide biosynthesis protein B produces the protein MALKRIHIVGGRNQGKTTLIEDLLPELQGRGLKVGTIKHSRHVHQVDKPGKDSHRHHQAGGHPWAIISGAVTALFLHSQGGERDYASLQAHYADCDLVLVEGHIDSTAPRLEVWREETGERPLAASHSGVKVLISDDQPDPSWGLDPALQIWSRSDVQGLADRILKLADSAA, from the coding sequence ATGGCGTTGAAACGAATTCACATCGTAGGCGGACGCAATCAGGGCAAGACCACTCTGATCGAGGATCTGCTGCCCGAATTGCAGGGCCGGGGCCTGAAGGTCGGCACCATCAAGCACAGCCGTCACGTCCACCAAGTCGACAAGCCCGGCAAGGATTCCCACCGCCACCACCAGGCGGGAGGCCATCCCTGGGCCATCATCAGCGGCGCCGTCACCGCTCTCTTCCTGCATTCCCAGGGCGGCGAGCGCGACTATGCCTCCCTGCAGGCCCACTACGCAGACTGCGACTTGGTGTTGGTGGAAGGCCACATCGACTCCACGGCTCCCCGCCTGGAAGTGTGGCGCGAAGAGACCGGGGAACGCCCCCTGGCGGCCTCTCACAGCGGAGTCAAGGTCTTGATCAGCGACGACCAGCCGGATCCCTCGTGGGGCCTCGATCCGGCGCTTCAGATCTGGTCCCGCAGCGACGTCCAGGGTCTGGCCGACCGCATCCTCAAGCTGGCCGATTCAGCAGCCTAG
- a CDS encoding tetratricopeptide repeat protein: MPKSNPRPTLTTVFTLATLCLLMALQGPLRGAQLEGRWLFQIALDSGQMLPAFILELPSQEGEEARLLSVQSSGPMEIDALEVSEQRIQVTLVSQAGKLTFSGQVVDDQIRGTVDGAGLQNREFVAKRTDLKELGRPQPPGQDERLTYTRALSLSDPAEKVKALNAFIRQYSRSDLVPQAYEKIFEIQLELGVPEAQAMQAARDFVVHSKNQLTALDRVAALLAGEEVFLERAEAFSDEVLAKADPKTPSMPRFLQTRAEIALLRQQPEEAVRYLQLARELDPTSGQIPLQMANAYHQAGDLERAQELYLQSFLNSGNSTARARLERFYRQAHGSSEGLDELISEAFSQRPLPFQAGRYTGPEPQKVALVELFTGSECVPCQAADYAFNGLVEHYPHEVVVPIQYHLHIPKIDPMGNPDAYERAAYYGVQSTPAAIFGGSGRHMGGGRKQRSAGLFSVYQREIREAAAEEAPEWMIEVSGHLQEDVLHYQARAKPSGESRSALRLHLALVEGTIEYIGYNGVYFHHNVVRKLLPQAQGTLLKGGQQAGTQGTLDLSSLEDDLKAYLEETEEAKKQQFSEFLHKMDRQDLHLVAFLQDEQSGRIHQAAMVKVETKAPQAELSQPR, translated from the coding sequence ATGCCCAAATCCAATCCACGTCCCACTCTGACTACGGTCTTCACGCTGGCAACCCTTTGCCTCTTGATGGCGTTGCAGGGCCCGCTCCGGGGCGCCCAACTGGAGGGGCGCTGGCTCTTCCAGATCGCCCTCGACAGCGGCCAGATGCTGCCCGCCTTTATCCTTGAGCTGCCCTCTCAAGAGGGAGAGGAGGCCCGGTTGCTGAGCGTCCAGTCCAGCGGCCCCATGGAAATCGACGCCCTGGAGGTTTCAGAACAGCGAATTCAAGTCACCCTGGTCTCTCAGGCTGGAAAACTGACCTTCAGCGGACAAGTTGTGGACGACCAGATCCGGGGAACAGTCGACGGGGCCGGCTTGCAGAACCGCGAGTTCGTGGCGAAGCGCACCGACCTCAAAGAGCTGGGACGTCCTCAGCCGCCTGGACAGGACGAGCGCCTCACCTACACGCGGGCGCTGTCCCTGTCTGATCCTGCTGAGAAGGTCAAGGCTTTGAATGCCTTCATCCGCCAGTATTCGCGGAGCGATCTGGTGCCCCAGGCCTACGAGAAGATCTTCGAAATCCAGCTTGAGCTGGGCGTGCCCGAGGCGCAAGCCATGCAGGCCGCCCGAGACTTCGTGGTCCATTCCAAGAATCAACTGACAGCCCTCGACCGGGTGGCGGCCCTGCTGGCCGGGGAGGAAGTGTTTCTGGAGAGAGCCGAGGCCTTCTCAGACGAGGTTCTGGCCAAGGCCGATCCCAAGACGCCTTCCATGCCGCGCTTTCTCCAGACCCGGGCCGAGATCGCCCTCCTGCGCCAGCAGCCGGAGGAAGCCGTACGTTATCTCCAGTTGGCTCGGGAGCTCGATCCGACCAGCGGCCAGATTCCCCTTCAGATGGCCAACGCCTACCATCAGGCAGGCGATTTGGAGAGGGCCCAGGAACTCTACCTGCAATCTTTTCTTAACAGCGGCAACTCCACCGCCCGGGCGCGCCTGGAACGCTTCTACCGCCAGGCCCATGGCAGCAGCGAAGGACTGGATGAACTGATCAGCGAAGCTTTTTCACAGCGTCCTCTACCCTTCCAGGCCGGCCGCTACACTGGTCCCGAGCCGCAGAAGGTGGCACTGGTGGAACTGTTCACGGGTTCAGAATGTGTCCCCTGCCAGGCAGCCGACTACGCTTTCAACGGACTGGTCGAGCATTACCCCCACGAAGTCGTAGTCCCAATTCAGTACCATCTGCACATCCCCAAGATCGATCCCATGGGGAACCCCGATGCCTACGAGAGGGCTGCCTACTACGGAGTCCAGTCCACCCCGGCGGCCATTTTCGGCGGCAGCGGACGCCACATGGGAGGCGGACGCAAGCAGCGCTCTGCGGGCCTTTTCAGCGTCTACCAGAGGGAGATCCGCGAGGCCGCTGCAGAGGAGGCGCCCGAGTGGATGATCGAAGTCTCGGGACATCTGCAGGAAGACGTCCTCCACTATCAGGCCCGGGCCAAGCCCTCCGGAGAATCCCGGTCCGCTCTGCGCCTCCACCTCGCGCTGGTGGAGGGGACGATCGAGTACATCGGTTACAACGGCGTCTATTTCCACCACAACGTGGTGCGCAAGCTGCTGCCCCAAGCCCAGGGAACCCTGCTGAAAGGCGGCCAACAAGCAGGCACGCAAGGCACCCTCGACCTGTCCTCCCTGGAGGACGACCTGAAGGCTTACCTGGAGGAGACCGAGGAGGCCAAGAAGCAGCAGTTCAGCGAGTTCCTGCATAAGATGGACCGCCAAGACCTGCACTTGGTGGCCTTCCTGCAGGATGAGCAAAGCGGACGCATCCACCAGGCGGCCATGGTCAAAGTCGAGACCAAGGCGCCTCAAGCCGAGCTATCGCAACCGCGTTGA